One region of Zingiber officinale cultivar Zhangliang chromosome 7B, Zo_v1.1, whole genome shotgun sequence genomic DNA includes:
- the LOC122005850 gene encoding uncharacterized protein LOC122005850 isoform X7, which yields MKTIGNLSRLMRRRNEGAILPVAERRLLKLAIKSEPVYYVKELTVDHHADREDERSRIEAAGGHIVEWAGVARVNGQLAVSRAIGDIGFKKYGVVSTPEVTDWQHITMNDTYLIAASDGVFEKLTMQEVCDLLWYEKVKANAHLEYINNMPYSLADLLVNTAFERGAIDNMAAVVIPLKPNSIPRIYVENEFNVEETSGSSSLHLLKELENDASASGVISIEYSNQILSKFNRFLVETEQRKLGCFYLSENLNEHTDYVFESPKVFQNRGDHGSLIDSEVPFHSGGPLKLYNDQKLCWHFGIHDGDRGQCTSPDVFVNFLGLLDSIPYSDIRTESSESFGYKLPNFRYVLKRRFDRGSYGEVWLAFHWNCSLDNDAYNSSHKMFYHFASTIEMEESKCSSNANTNSSNKRCFSDQNDDNLFILKRIMVERGNNAYLSGLREKYFGELFLNASMSLVGTVGESQMTLYPMQSDSFGFCQNNNSCAAAMNDMFNVKPRNYRVSYEEGLNNIARYIESFESESKELWLVFKNEGLSLSKLIYTAEETKLFSTEETDGKMRNVQVLRPSSWWHWLRMTQDGQMGMKNLIRQLLLALKACHDRNITHRDIKPENMIVCFEDVDTGKCSREIPNGDNRNRLKMRIIDFGSAMDDFTMKHLYGSGPTRSEQTFEYTPPEALLNASWFQGPKSVTLKYDMWSVGVVMLELVLGSPHVFEINDRTRALLDQHLEGWSDHTKELAYKLRSYMEMCILIPGISPNHYPNGGRKDHVDVSPASWKCSEESFSLQVKSRDPLKIGFQDAWALRLVRQLLVWHPEDRLSVDEALRHPYFQTHH from the exons ATGAAGACAATAG GTAACTTGTCGAGGTTAATGAGACGAAGAAATGAAGGTGCTATACTCCCTGTTGCTGAGCGCAGACTATTGAAGTTGGCAATAAAAAGTGAACCAGTATATTATGTTAAAGAGCTTACTGTGGACCATCATGCTGATAGAGAAGATGAAAGAAGCCGAATTGAAGCTGCAGGTGGGCACATTGTTGAGTGGGCTGGTGTGGCTAGGGTGAATGGTCAGTTGGCTGTATCTCGGGCTATAGGTGACATTGGCTTTAAAAA ATATGGCGTGGTCTCTACACCTGAGGTAACAGATTGGCAACACATAACAATGAATGACACTTATCTGATTGCTGCATCTGATGGAGTCTTTGAAAAGCTTACCATGCAAGAAGTTTGTGATCTGTTATGGTATGAGAAAGTAAAAGCTAATGCACACTTGGAATATATCAACAACATGCCATACTCTTTGGCTGATCTTTTAGTTAATACTGCTTTTGAAAGGGGAGCCATCGACAACATGGCTGCTGTAGTCATTCCTCTAAAACCTAATAGTATACCTAGAATTTATGTGGAAAATGAGTTTAATGTAGAAGAAACCTCTGGTTCATCATCGCTGCATTTGCTGAAAGAATTAG AAAATGATGCAAGTGCTTCAGGTGTCATATCTATTGAATATTCAAACCAGATATTATCAAAGTTCAATAGGTTTTTG GTTGAAACAGAACAGAGGAAACTTGGTTGTTTCTATCTGTCAGAAAATCTAAACGAGCACACAGATTATGTTTTTGAATCACCAAAAGTATTTCAAAATCGTGGAGATCATGGCTCATTAATTGACTCAGAAGTACCATTTCATA GTGGAGGGCCCTTGAAACTTTATAATGACCAGAAACTATGCTGGCACTTTGGGATCCATGATGGAGACAGGGGCCAATGCACTAGTCCTGATGTGTTTGTCAATTTTCTAGGTTTGCTTGACTCCATCCCTTACAGTGATATCAGAACTGAATCTTCAGAGTCATTTGGATACAAATTACCTAATTTTAG ATATGTTTTAAAGAGAAGGTTTGATCGTGGATCTTATGGTGAAGTTTGGTTGGCGTTTCACTGGAATTGTTCCTTGGATAATGATGCATACAATAGCAGCCACAAAATGTTCTATCATTTTGCTAGCACTATAGAAATGGAGGAATCTAAGTGTAGTAGCAATGCAAACACTAATTCATCTAATAAACGTTGCTTTTCTGATCAGAATGATGACAATCTGTTCATTCTGAAAAGGATAATG GTGGAGAGAGGAAATAATGCTTATTTGAGTGGACTGCGTGAAAAGTACTTTGGCGAACTGTTTCTAAATGCTTCTATGTCTCTTGTGGGTACTGTTGGAGAATCACAGATGACCTTATATCCTATGCAATCTGATTCCTTTGGTTTTTGTCAAAACAATAATTCATGTGCTGCTGCCATGAATGATATGTTCAATGTGAAACCCAGAAATTACAGAGTTAGCTATGAAGAAGGTTTAAATAATATAGCTAGATATATAGAATCATTTGAGTCAGAATCCAAGGAATTATGGCTTGTTTTTAAGAATGAAGGGTTGTCTCTATCGAAGTTAATATATACAGCAGAAGAAACAAAATTATTCTCAACTGAGGAGACAGATGGAAAAATGAGGAATGTGCAAGTATTGCGTCCCTCTTCGTGGTGGCATTGGTTAAGGATGACACAAGATGGCCAAATGGGAATGAAAAATCTCATACGGCAATTG TTACTGGCTCTGAAGGCGTGTCATGATCGTAATATTACTCATAGAGATATTAAGCCTG AAAACATGATTGTATGCTTCGAAGATGTGGACACTGGAAAATGCTCAAGGGAAATTCCTAATGGAGATAACAGAAATCGTCTAAAAAT GCGAATTATTGATTTTGGCAGTGCTATGGATGATTTCACCATGAAGCATCTATATGGATCTGGGCCAACTAG GTCTGAACAAACCTTTGAGTATACTCCACCAGAGGCTTTACTTAATGCTAGCTGGTTTCAGGGGCCAAAAAGCGTAACACTAAA GTATGATATGTGGAGTGTGGGAGTTGTGATGCTAGAACTAGTTTTAGGATCCCCTCATGTGTTTGAGATAAATGACCGCACCCGTGCTCTGTTGGACCAGCATCTTGAAGGTTGGAGTGACCATACGAAGGAACTTGCTTACAA ATTGAGATCGTACATGGAGATGTGCATTTTAATTCCTGGGATATCTCCAAATCATTATCCAAATGGTGGTAGAAAAGACCAT GTTGATGTCTCGCCTGCTTCTTGGAAGTGTTCTGAAGAGTCTTTTTCTCTTCAAGTGAAAAGTAGAGATCCCCTTAAAATTGG ATTTCAAGATGCCTGGGCATTGCGATTAGTACGTCAGTTGTTAGTATGGCATCCT GAGGATCGCTTGAGTGTTGATGAAGCCCTACGCCATCCTTACTTTCAGACACATCATTAA
- the LOC122005850 gene encoding uncharacterized protein LOC122005850 isoform X1, with amino-acid sequence MSVTPSASSLSVFFFSFGFVLFLSSIPPNSGESLTCLSVYREGGAPAVFHSAKCPRWTLLPDSHRLPPPNCQAAVHQGRRRSQEDRVVCALGMRIPFAGRKGIEELDVGLVAIFDGHNGAEASDMASKLLLEYFILHLYFLLDGIYSSVMKRSTHKLIYEENGLSFEIVRPLQMQKWQYQYTEKSIWISTRIFDRTFHKEILKESLLRTIQDIDATFSKEALQNNFESGSTAAVVLIVNGEILAVNVGDSKILMCTEDSDHHNRRGNLSRLMRRRNEGAILPVAERRLLKLAIKSEPVYYVKELTVDHHADREDERSRIEAAGGHIVEWAGVARVNGQLAVSRAIGDIGFKKYGVVSTPEVTDWQHITMNDTYLIAASDGVFEKLTMQEVCDLLWYEKVKANAHLEYINNMPYSLADLLVNTAFERGAIDNMAAVVIPLKPNSIPRIYVENEFNVEETSGSSSLHLLKELENDASASGVISIEYSNQILSKFNRFLVETEQRKLGCFYLSENLNEHTDYVFESPKVFQNRGDHGSLIDSEVPFHSGGPLKLYNDQKLCWHFGIHDGDRGQCTSPDVFVNFLGLLDSIPYSDIRTESSESFGYKLPNFRYVLKRRFDRGSYGEVWLAFHWNCSLDNDAYNSSHKMFYHFASTIEMEESKCSSNANTNSSNKRCFSDQNDDNLFILKRIMVERGNNAYLSGLREKYFGELFLNASMSLVGTVGESQMTLYPMQSDSFGFCQNNNSCAAAMNDMFNVKPRNYRVSYEEGLNNIARYIESFESESKELWLVFKNEGLSLSKLIYTAEETKLFSTEETDGKMRNVQVLRPSSWWHWLRMTQDGQMGMKNLIRQLLLALKACHDRNITHRDIKPENMIVCFEDVDTGKCSREIPNGDNRNRLKMRIIDFGSAMDDFTMKHLYGSGPTRSEQTFEYTPPEALLNASWFQGPKSVTLKYDMWSVGVVMLELVLGSPHVFEINDRTRALLDQHLEGWSDHTKELAYKLRSYMEMCILIPGISPNHYPNGGRKDHVDVSPASWKCSEESFSLQVKSRDPLKIGFQDAWALRLVRQLLVWHPEDRLSVDEALRHPYFQTHH; translated from the exons ATGTCTGTTACTCCCTCGGCTTCCTCTCTCTCcgtcttctttttctcctttggaTTTGTCCTCTTCCTCAGCTCGATTCCGCCCAACTCTGGCGAATCTCTCACATGCCTCTCTGTCTACAGGGAGGGCGGCGCGCCCGCCGTTTTTCATTCGGCCAAGTGCCCGAGGTGGACGCTCCTCCCGGACAGCCATCGCCTCCCGCCGCCCAATTGCCAGGCAGCGGTGCACCAAGGCCGTCGCCGATCTCAGGAGGACCGCGTCGTCTGCGCCCTCGGCATGCGGATCCCTTTCGCCG GTAGAAAAGGAATTGAGGAGCTTGATGTTGGACTAGTAGCTATTTTTGATGGACATAACGGGGCCGAGGCAAGCGATATGGCTTCAAAGCTTTTGTTAGAATACTTTATCCTCCATCTCTATTTCCTTTTGGATGGAATATATTCATCAGTTATGAAGAGATCTACTCATAAATTGATATATGAAGAGAATGGCTTGTCGTTTGAAATTGTTAGGCCTTTGCAAATGCAGAAATGGCAGTACCAATATACAGAGAA ATCCATCTGGATATCAACAAGAATATTTGATCGGACTTTTCATAAGGAGATACTAAAGGAGTCTTTGTTGAGGACAATCCAGGATATTGATGCTACATTTTCCAAG GAAGCTTTGCAGAATAATTTTGAGTCAGGGTCTACTGCCGCTGTTGTGCTTATTGTAAATGGCGAAATTTTGGCTGTTAATGTTGGTGACTCGAAAATACTTATGTGTACAGAAGACTCAGACCATCATAATCGAAGAG GTAACTTGTCGAGGTTAATGAGACGAAGAAATGAAGGTGCTATACTCCCTGTTGCTGAGCGCAGACTATTGAAGTTGGCAATAAAAAGTGAACCAGTATATTATGTTAAAGAGCTTACTGTGGACCATCATGCTGATAGAGAAGATGAAAGAAGCCGAATTGAAGCTGCAGGTGGGCACATTGTTGAGTGGGCTGGTGTGGCTAGGGTGAATGGTCAGTTGGCTGTATCTCGGGCTATAGGTGACATTGGCTTTAAAAA ATATGGCGTGGTCTCTACACCTGAGGTAACAGATTGGCAACACATAACAATGAATGACACTTATCTGATTGCTGCATCTGATGGAGTCTTTGAAAAGCTTACCATGCAAGAAGTTTGTGATCTGTTATGGTATGAGAAAGTAAAAGCTAATGCACACTTGGAATATATCAACAACATGCCATACTCTTTGGCTGATCTTTTAGTTAATACTGCTTTTGAAAGGGGAGCCATCGACAACATGGCTGCTGTAGTCATTCCTCTAAAACCTAATAGTATACCTAGAATTTATGTGGAAAATGAGTTTAATGTAGAAGAAACCTCTGGTTCATCATCGCTGCATTTGCTGAAAGAATTAG AAAATGATGCAAGTGCTTCAGGTGTCATATCTATTGAATATTCAAACCAGATATTATCAAAGTTCAATAGGTTTTTG GTTGAAACAGAACAGAGGAAACTTGGTTGTTTCTATCTGTCAGAAAATCTAAACGAGCACACAGATTATGTTTTTGAATCACCAAAAGTATTTCAAAATCGTGGAGATCATGGCTCATTAATTGACTCAGAAGTACCATTTCATA GTGGAGGGCCCTTGAAACTTTATAATGACCAGAAACTATGCTGGCACTTTGGGATCCATGATGGAGACAGGGGCCAATGCACTAGTCCTGATGTGTTTGTCAATTTTCTAGGTTTGCTTGACTCCATCCCTTACAGTGATATCAGAACTGAATCTTCAGAGTCATTTGGATACAAATTACCTAATTTTAG ATATGTTTTAAAGAGAAGGTTTGATCGTGGATCTTATGGTGAAGTTTGGTTGGCGTTTCACTGGAATTGTTCCTTGGATAATGATGCATACAATAGCAGCCACAAAATGTTCTATCATTTTGCTAGCACTATAGAAATGGAGGAATCTAAGTGTAGTAGCAATGCAAACACTAATTCATCTAATAAACGTTGCTTTTCTGATCAGAATGATGACAATCTGTTCATTCTGAAAAGGATAATG GTGGAGAGAGGAAATAATGCTTATTTGAGTGGACTGCGTGAAAAGTACTTTGGCGAACTGTTTCTAAATGCTTCTATGTCTCTTGTGGGTACTGTTGGAGAATCACAGATGACCTTATATCCTATGCAATCTGATTCCTTTGGTTTTTGTCAAAACAATAATTCATGTGCTGCTGCCATGAATGATATGTTCAATGTGAAACCCAGAAATTACAGAGTTAGCTATGAAGAAGGTTTAAATAATATAGCTAGATATATAGAATCATTTGAGTCAGAATCCAAGGAATTATGGCTTGTTTTTAAGAATGAAGGGTTGTCTCTATCGAAGTTAATATATACAGCAGAAGAAACAAAATTATTCTCAACTGAGGAGACAGATGGAAAAATGAGGAATGTGCAAGTATTGCGTCCCTCTTCGTGGTGGCATTGGTTAAGGATGACACAAGATGGCCAAATGGGAATGAAAAATCTCATACGGCAATTG TTACTGGCTCTGAAGGCGTGTCATGATCGTAATATTACTCATAGAGATATTAAGCCTG AAAACATGATTGTATGCTTCGAAGATGTGGACACTGGAAAATGCTCAAGGGAAATTCCTAATGGAGATAACAGAAATCGTCTAAAAAT GCGAATTATTGATTTTGGCAGTGCTATGGATGATTTCACCATGAAGCATCTATATGGATCTGGGCCAACTAG GTCTGAACAAACCTTTGAGTATACTCCACCAGAGGCTTTACTTAATGCTAGCTGGTTTCAGGGGCCAAAAAGCGTAACACTAAA GTATGATATGTGGAGTGTGGGAGTTGTGATGCTAGAACTAGTTTTAGGATCCCCTCATGTGTTTGAGATAAATGACCGCACCCGTGCTCTGTTGGACCAGCATCTTGAAGGTTGGAGTGACCATACGAAGGAACTTGCTTACAA ATTGAGATCGTACATGGAGATGTGCATTTTAATTCCTGGGATATCTCCAAATCATTATCCAAATGGTGGTAGAAAAGACCAT GTTGATGTCTCGCCTGCTTCTTGGAAGTGTTCTGAAGAGTCTTTTTCTCTTCAAGTGAAAAGTAGAGATCCCCTTAAAATTGG ATTTCAAGATGCCTGGGCATTGCGATTAGTACGTCAGTTGTTAGTATGGCATCCT GAGGATCGCTTGAGTGTTGATGAAGCCCTACGCCATCCTTACTTTCAGACACATCATTAA
- the LOC122005850 gene encoding uncharacterized protein LOC122005850 isoform X4, which produces MSVTPSASSLSVFFFSFGFVLFLSSIPPNSGESLTCLSVYREGGAPAVFHSAKCPRWTLLPDSHRLPPPNCQAAVHQGRRRSQEDRVVCALGMRIPFAGRKGIEELDVGLVAIFDGHNGAEASDMASKLLSIWISTRIFDRTFHKEILKESLLRTIQDIDATFSKEALQNNFESGSTAAVVLIVNGEILAVNVGDSKILMCTEDSDHHNRRGNLSRLMRRRNEGAILPVAERRLLKLAIKSEPVYYVKELTVDHHADREDERSRIEAAGGHIVEWAGVARVNGQLAVSRAIGDIGFKKYGVVSTPEVTDWQHITMNDTYLIAASDGVFEKLTMQEVCDLLWYEKVKANAHLEYINNMPYSLADLLVNTAFERGAIDNMAAVVIPLKPNSIPRIYVENEFNVEETSGSSSLHLLKELENDASASGVISIEYSNQILSKFNRFLVETEQRKLGCFYLSENLNEHTDYVFESPKVFQNRGDHGSLIDSEVPFHSGGPLKLYNDQKLCWHFGIHDGDRGQCTSPDVFVNFLGLLDSIPYSDIRTESSESFGYKLPNFRYVLKRRFDRGSYGEVWLAFHWNCSLDNDAYNSSHKMFYHFASTIEMEESKCSSNANTNSSNKRCFSDQNDDNLFILKRIMVERGNNAYLSGLREKYFGELFLNASMSLVGTVGESQMTLYPMQSDSFGFCQNNNSCAAAMNDMFNVKPRNYRVSYEEGLNNIARYIESFESESKELWLVFKNEGLSLSKLIYTAEETKLFSTEETDGKMRNVQVLRPSSWWHWLRMTQDGQMGMKNLIRQLLLALKACHDRNITHRDIKPENMIVCFEDVDTGKCSREIPNGDNRNRLKMRIIDFGSAMDDFTMKHLYGSGPTRSEQTFEYTPPEALLNASWFQGPKSVTLKYDMWSVGVVMLELVLGSPHVFEINDRTRALLDQHLEGWSDHTKELAYKLRSYMEMCILIPGISPNHYPNGGRKDHVDVSPASWKCSEESFSLQVKSRDPLKIGFQDAWALRLVRQLLVWHPEDRLSVDEALRHPYFQTHH; this is translated from the exons ATGTCTGTTACTCCCTCGGCTTCCTCTCTCTCcgtcttctttttctcctttggaTTTGTCCTCTTCCTCAGCTCGATTCCGCCCAACTCTGGCGAATCTCTCACATGCCTCTCTGTCTACAGGGAGGGCGGCGCGCCCGCCGTTTTTCATTCGGCCAAGTGCCCGAGGTGGACGCTCCTCCCGGACAGCCATCGCCTCCCGCCGCCCAATTGCCAGGCAGCGGTGCACCAAGGCCGTCGCCGATCTCAGGAGGACCGCGTCGTCTGCGCCCTCGGCATGCGGATCCCTTTCGCCG GTAGAAAAGGAATTGAGGAGCTTGATGTTGGACTAGTAGCTATTTTTGATGGACATAACGGGGCCGAGGCAAGCGATATGGCTTCAAAGCTTTT ATCCATCTGGATATCAACAAGAATATTTGATCGGACTTTTCATAAGGAGATACTAAAGGAGTCTTTGTTGAGGACAATCCAGGATATTGATGCTACATTTTCCAAG GAAGCTTTGCAGAATAATTTTGAGTCAGGGTCTACTGCCGCTGTTGTGCTTATTGTAAATGGCGAAATTTTGGCTGTTAATGTTGGTGACTCGAAAATACTTATGTGTACAGAAGACTCAGACCATCATAATCGAAGAG GTAACTTGTCGAGGTTAATGAGACGAAGAAATGAAGGTGCTATACTCCCTGTTGCTGAGCGCAGACTATTGAAGTTGGCAATAAAAAGTGAACCAGTATATTATGTTAAAGAGCTTACTGTGGACCATCATGCTGATAGAGAAGATGAAAGAAGCCGAATTGAAGCTGCAGGTGGGCACATTGTTGAGTGGGCTGGTGTGGCTAGGGTGAATGGTCAGTTGGCTGTATCTCGGGCTATAGGTGACATTGGCTTTAAAAA ATATGGCGTGGTCTCTACACCTGAGGTAACAGATTGGCAACACATAACAATGAATGACACTTATCTGATTGCTGCATCTGATGGAGTCTTTGAAAAGCTTACCATGCAAGAAGTTTGTGATCTGTTATGGTATGAGAAAGTAAAAGCTAATGCACACTTGGAATATATCAACAACATGCCATACTCTTTGGCTGATCTTTTAGTTAATACTGCTTTTGAAAGGGGAGCCATCGACAACATGGCTGCTGTAGTCATTCCTCTAAAACCTAATAGTATACCTAGAATTTATGTGGAAAATGAGTTTAATGTAGAAGAAACCTCTGGTTCATCATCGCTGCATTTGCTGAAAGAATTAG AAAATGATGCAAGTGCTTCAGGTGTCATATCTATTGAATATTCAAACCAGATATTATCAAAGTTCAATAGGTTTTTG GTTGAAACAGAACAGAGGAAACTTGGTTGTTTCTATCTGTCAGAAAATCTAAACGAGCACACAGATTATGTTTTTGAATCACCAAAAGTATTTCAAAATCGTGGAGATCATGGCTCATTAATTGACTCAGAAGTACCATTTCATA GTGGAGGGCCCTTGAAACTTTATAATGACCAGAAACTATGCTGGCACTTTGGGATCCATGATGGAGACAGGGGCCAATGCACTAGTCCTGATGTGTTTGTCAATTTTCTAGGTTTGCTTGACTCCATCCCTTACAGTGATATCAGAACTGAATCTTCAGAGTCATTTGGATACAAATTACCTAATTTTAG ATATGTTTTAAAGAGAAGGTTTGATCGTGGATCTTATGGTGAAGTTTGGTTGGCGTTTCACTGGAATTGTTCCTTGGATAATGATGCATACAATAGCAGCCACAAAATGTTCTATCATTTTGCTAGCACTATAGAAATGGAGGAATCTAAGTGTAGTAGCAATGCAAACACTAATTCATCTAATAAACGTTGCTTTTCTGATCAGAATGATGACAATCTGTTCATTCTGAAAAGGATAATG GTGGAGAGAGGAAATAATGCTTATTTGAGTGGACTGCGTGAAAAGTACTTTGGCGAACTGTTTCTAAATGCTTCTATGTCTCTTGTGGGTACTGTTGGAGAATCACAGATGACCTTATATCCTATGCAATCTGATTCCTTTGGTTTTTGTCAAAACAATAATTCATGTGCTGCTGCCATGAATGATATGTTCAATGTGAAACCCAGAAATTACAGAGTTAGCTATGAAGAAGGTTTAAATAATATAGCTAGATATATAGAATCATTTGAGTCAGAATCCAAGGAATTATGGCTTGTTTTTAAGAATGAAGGGTTGTCTCTATCGAAGTTAATATATACAGCAGAAGAAACAAAATTATTCTCAACTGAGGAGACAGATGGAAAAATGAGGAATGTGCAAGTATTGCGTCCCTCTTCGTGGTGGCATTGGTTAAGGATGACACAAGATGGCCAAATGGGAATGAAAAATCTCATACGGCAATTG TTACTGGCTCTGAAGGCGTGTCATGATCGTAATATTACTCATAGAGATATTAAGCCTG AAAACATGATTGTATGCTTCGAAGATGTGGACACTGGAAAATGCTCAAGGGAAATTCCTAATGGAGATAACAGAAATCGTCTAAAAAT GCGAATTATTGATTTTGGCAGTGCTATGGATGATTTCACCATGAAGCATCTATATGGATCTGGGCCAACTAG GTCTGAACAAACCTTTGAGTATACTCCACCAGAGGCTTTACTTAATGCTAGCTGGTTTCAGGGGCCAAAAAGCGTAACACTAAA GTATGATATGTGGAGTGTGGGAGTTGTGATGCTAGAACTAGTTTTAGGATCCCCTCATGTGTTTGAGATAAATGACCGCACCCGTGCTCTGTTGGACCAGCATCTTGAAGGTTGGAGTGACCATACGAAGGAACTTGCTTACAA ATTGAGATCGTACATGGAGATGTGCATTTTAATTCCTGGGATATCTCCAAATCATTATCCAAATGGTGGTAGAAAAGACCAT GTTGATGTCTCGCCTGCTTCTTGGAAGTGTTCTGAAGAGTCTTTTTCTCTTCAAGTGAAAAGTAGAGATCCCCTTAAAATTGG ATTTCAAGATGCCTGGGCATTGCGATTAGTACGTCAGTTGTTAGTATGGCATCCT GAGGATCGCTTGAGTGTTGATGAAGCCCTACGCCATCCTTACTTTCAGACACATCATTAA